A DNA window from Actinomadura coerulea contains the following coding sequences:
- a CDS encoding alpha/beta fold hydrolase, with translation MGRAAATSRVTAGRALGGLLAATALGAAGAGAGLVAQRRAMRRLQLRPDPFAGEPFGSLRGRPLPVRADDGTRLYAEIDGEDRTDLAVVFCHGWTLTQDSWHFQRKALRGLGRLVFWDHRGHGRSDGGARDGYAVPRLARDLGAVIEATVPAGTPVVLVGHSMGGMTVMRYADENPELVGGKILATGLLCTSSGGLGEITLGMPALIARTTHRLMPAALGALGAGSGVVERVRHLGRDTAALVEDLVAFGPDASPAAVAFAEQMMTDTRMDAFVDFFRSMITTDVISECASLGGADTLVIGAENDMLTPVEHSLKIASCVPSGRLEVVPGAGHMAMLERPSIVSDHLGDLIERARKES, from the coding sequence ATGGGTCGCGCCGCCGCCACGAGCCGAGTCACCGCCGGGAGAGCGCTCGGCGGTCTCCTCGCCGCCACCGCCCTCGGCGCGGCCGGCGCCGGCGCCGGGCTGGTCGCCCAGCGCCGCGCCATGCGCCGCCTGCAGCTGCGCCCCGACCCGTTCGCGGGCGAGCCGTTCGGGTCGCTGCGCGGCCGTCCCCTGCCCGTCCGCGCCGACGACGGCACCCGCCTGTACGCCGAGATCGACGGCGAGGACCGCACCGACCTCGCCGTCGTGTTCTGCCACGGCTGGACGCTCACCCAGGACTCCTGGCACTTCCAGCGCAAGGCCCTGCGCGGCCTCGGCCGCCTCGTCTTCTGGGACCACCGCGGCCACGGCCGCTCCGACGGCGGCGCCCGCGACGGCTACGCCGTCCCCCGCCTGGCCCGCGACCTCGGCGCCGTCATCGAGGCGACCGTCCCCGCCGGGACCCCCGTCGTCCTGGTCGGCCACTCCATGGGCGGCATGACCGTCATGCGGTACGCCGACGAGAACCCCGAGCTGGTCGGAGGCAAGATCCTCGCGACCGGGCTGCTGTGCACGTCGTCCGGCGGCCTCGGCGAGATCACGCTCGGCATGCCCGCGCTCATCGCGCGCACCACCCACCGCCTCATGCCCGCCGCCCTCGGCGCGCTCGGCGCCGGCTCGGGCGTCGTCGAGCGCGTCCGCCACCTCGGCCGCGACACCGCCGCCCTCGTCGAGGACCTGGTCGCCTTCGGCCCGGACGCCAGCCCCGCCGCGGTCGCCTTCGCCGAGCAGATGATGACCGACACCCGCATGGACGCCTTCGTCGACTTCTTCCGCTCCATGATCACCACCGATGTGATCAGCGAGTGCGCGTCCCTCGGCGGCGCCGACACCCTGGTCATCGGCGCGGAGAACGACATGCTCACCCCGGTCGAGCACAGCCTGAAGATCGCCTCCTGCGTGCCGTCCGGACGGCTGGAGGTCGTCCCCGGCGCCGGGCACATGGCCATGCTCGAACGCCCGAGCATCGTGTCCGACCACCTCGGCGACCTGATCGAACGGGCCCGCAAGGAGAGCTGA